The following is a genomic window from Aquila chrysaetos chrysaetos chromosome 2, bAquChr1.4, whole genome shotgun sequence.
gaaactaaagtGAAGATCACTTCTTCCCTCCACCACCCACCAGTATTCAGaggcactgcagagctgctgtaacTATAGACCTAAACAACAATAAATGATATAACAAACATATTGCATGCAAGCAAGTACACTGGTGAAAGGCAGACTCCTCCCTGGGGCAACACAAAATGTTTCATATATCAGTCACTGTCTAGGTACTTAAAACACACATATAAATTACACAAACTGGAAGTTTTCCAGAATGACAAACATGCAAGTCAAACAATACCAGGAAAGGTGTTCACATGCTGCAGTCAGGGATGACTAATCTTTTCAGCacctgatgctttttttttttttttaaataatgcactGTTGCTCCTCATCACTGGTGCTAGCCCATATCTTTGTCAGAGTAAAACTACACCATCCCATGACCATTACTCACTGACTTCACTGCATTCCACCAACTTGAACAGAAGTGCACagctttaataataattaaaacatatattATTGGATGGATGCATCCATTGAGTCTTTCTGAGTCACTTccattaaatatgaaaaaagtagggtgttttaaaaaagctgttcactaaaattacttttaggATGGAAAAGTTAGCAGCATGGACACAGCCTtgctacaaatattttgaaaaagggTCAGCAGACTTTCAAGGATGGcattccatttctgttttccaaattaCAGGGCAAGTATTTTGGCAAGCAGCATTCAGGAACTGGGACATACTGCATCTCAGAGACAAGCTGCTGGTGGTCAGCTTGTACGTGTCTTTGTTCAACAACATGGTTTCCATTTCATTCTGATCTTTAAATTCAACAAGAGTGAAAAGCTGCACAGCTCTTAGCAATAAGCTACACTAATTATCATTCAGAGTCAGTGAAGACCTCATTAAATCATCCAAATGCTGTGACTTAATCTCTGCAACCTATACATTCTCtagaaagctttcctttctgttacGGGTTACTGAAGAGTTCTGAGGTATCTACCACTAGGCACGAGTAAATGCTTTTGAGACATGTGCTAATTCCaagaaaagttacaaaaacacaaaagagaaacaaatctCTAAATATGCTTTGGCATGACCTCCTCCTTGTTAAGTGGAAATTCTACCCATTTCCACATACAATTACTGAGGCAAACACTCAGCTGATACAGACTGACACACACTGCTACTGAAATCAGCCCTGCAAAATGAACATTTCAAAACTTACtcccttgaaaaagaaaagttactttAACTCTTAATGACTCTGCTGCCTTTCACTAAAAGTCATTTATTGAAACTTCAGTGACAACTTTACCTTTCAAGTTCACAATCTGAGAAAACTTCAGCTGTTGTATCTTATCAAAGGCTGCATCTACATCATCCAATGTAAAGAGTGTGAAATCTTCAGTATTATGGCGGGACTAAAACAAATAAGAAGTATAGAGCATTCAAGAACGTGAGCACTCTACCATATCAAAGGTGTTGTGTATGACAGTATCAACTTAAGTATACCTGGTAGAGATCATACATAAACATCTGTCCCATTTTATATACAGGAATAGTTGCATAAATTGCACAATTCAACCCCATTTTTCCAACTGCATATGGAAGAGCACCAAGGTGTAGAGGGTCAGGATGAGAAAGAAGAACAGCATCAACCTGGTGTACGTGTCTACAAAAAGAGGGACAACAGAAGTTGGTGAAAAGAGTTCTGTATGGTGTTAAGATACTCCCTATTATGGCTACTTTGAGAACACATACACAGTCTGAATGCCAAACAAGAAAACTTAAATCCTTCCAGCTTTagaacaaagttttaaaaatcataactAAAAATTACAGCTATTTCCAAATCTTCGAgtactttaaaatgcaagtgacttctgaaaatataatttcaaggTCTGGAAGACTTAAGTTTCACATCAAATTCTTGCTTAAAAAGACCTTAATATATACTTGGACACCAGAAAGTACATTAACTGAGGGGCCAAAAATACTATCAATGCAGAAGTTCAGTATTAAAGTCTAGACaggtttatttctttacagCGCTGGGATAACTAACAGAAGCTGTCTTCCTGACTGACAGTCTATTCAACTTGAAACAAGAGGCTAGAGTTGAACCACTTTGTATTCTGCCTACATACACTAAGgattctttcatttaaaacttaGTTAACCATTCTAAATTAGTTTAGAGCCAAGGTCAGTCTTCCATAAACTGTTCTCTGTGtgatgtttatgaaaaaaacaaaacaaccaagccaaaacaaacacagaacagtTTGAGAATTACAGTTAAAAGAAGTAACTCAGTAGACTcacaagaaaaaacccaagcttttactgaaaatgtttcagcagCATAATTCCCCTTCACATAAAACATActtcaaacaacaacaacaaaagaacagttttgtaTTTAACATCACCATACACATACCATTACatgatattttgaaaactttcagaaaaggacaagacctattaaaaaaaagaagtgtatgAACTGAAGTACTTACTTCCTCAGAGAATCAATAATATCCATAGAAAAGTTTTCATCCCAGCCACAGTCCAAAAGAAAACGAAATTCATCTACTTGTAACAGATAGCAAAGGGCAGATTCCTCCTGCACCCCTGAAAGCGTAGTTAACTTGATAATCGATGTCATTTTCCTCTCCAACTGTATAATCTCCAAAAGAACTAATCTGAAcgggggaagaaaatatttcattgactAAACCAAGAGAAAAGTCTATTTATTTAGATCTAACTTCATACATTTCTGAGAATACACAGGATAACATGCATGAATATTGTTCAATACAGCTACCGGATATCAATTAAGTCTCAGATAGTAACTTTTGATCGTTGTAGGTCTTTTGTTATTagaaagagggtttttttaacaaggaataaaaaaaaaaaaaaaggctcactAGGAGCCGTGCCGTTAACAGCGGCTCCCCCCGGGGGCGTGCGGGGCCACCGGGACATGGCGCATCCAGGGCTGTGGCCCCTCAAGCCCAGCGACTGCCCGAGGCGGGCCGGGGGCTCCGCGCGGCGGCTCCAGCGCCCTgccgggcgccgccgccgcgacCGCGGCCCGGCCCTGATGGGGCAAACCTcgccggccgggcccggcgtTAAGGGACCGAGCGCTGCGCCCACGCCAGTCCcgagaggaagaggagaaagaggaagatgaggaagagaagggCGAGCTCGGCGAGGACAAGCCGAGCGCTTCACGCCTCAGCACCGGGCCGAGCCCGGCTCCCcgcggggaggagaggggcatTAAGCAGCAAGGGCTGGGGCCGGCCCGCAGCGCTGCCCCCCGAGGCGCCGCTGCCGCTACCGCTACCTGCCTCGCGGGCCGCCCGCGCGCCGGCCTCCCTCAAGCCCACCGGGGCCCGCGCCCGCCACCTCCACCCCGTGCGGCACCCTCCGCCATCTTGCAGGAggcggggaaggggaggaggaggaggagggaaggtggAAGGGTAACGGACGGCACCACCGCGAGGCCGCCGGGGGTGAGggccctcctccccctctcgCTGCGCAGCCGGTGGTCTCTCCCGGCCTGCTCGCGCCGCCCGTTGCCCTTGGTGCGGCCGCTGCGCGGGGCCCGTCGGCAGCGAGGAGCGGTACCGGCTGGGGCCCGCGCGGGGGGCGGGAGCAGCCGAGGGGGTGTTTCCGTGGTACCGGCGTCCGTCTGCGCCGGGGGAGCCTCGccctgtcccctgtccccttcGGCCGGGACGCGGGGCCGGGGAGTGGGAGCGCCCCTCAGTCCCGGGGCTTTATGGCGCTCTTGCCCCCCGGGCACGGGCGTGCGGGGGGCGGTCGGGTtcccaggcaggctgggggCAGCGTTTCTCcgcgcccggcggggccgggaggcTGGCGGGGCCCTCCCGTGGGTCGGTACCGTGAGCGCCGGCCCGAGCCGCCATCGCGGGCGACGGAGGGAGGAGGGGCCGGGAGAGGTCAGGGCCTCCCGCCGTGCTCCCTCCCCCACACCGGCTCGGGTGTTCGGTGCGCCGCCGGCCCGCAGCGGCTGTGAGAGAAACGGCGCCGTTGGTGCCTGTCCTCTGTAATTAGCATGGCGTTTTGAGCTCGCGGCTGTATGACTTCCTTGGTGTCTCTTGTAGCTTGCAGCAAGACGCTAATCTGGAAGGCTTCGGTTGGGTTGGAAAAGGCTCGCTGGGTTTTAGAAATGTCCGTTCTTCCTTATCTGTCAGTTCCCCACCGAATGTGCAGCGTATCTTTCAGCCTTGTTACAGATAGTAAAGCGTCTGTCTGCAGGAGTTGAGGTTATAAATGCATTTGTAGCGTTTTACAGAACAGCAAACTTCTGCATTGCTAGAGTTACTTTAGTGGATAAATTACTCTAGGACATTTAACGGGAACTATTTCACCGGGGATATCTTAAAAGagatgttctgtttcttttccattttaggATAAAATCCTATTTCCCAGGGCCAAGAGTTAGTGAGGATTATTTCTAAGAACCCTGTGTACGGGTCTGTGAACAGCATGTGTCTTGTAGGAGGTGTTTGATGGCCTTCGTGTTTATTATGGTGTTGTAGGATCCTAGAAAGTGAGATTAAAGGTGCCAGGTGTGCAACAGTTTCCATGTATGGATCTATCAATAACTCTTACCTGTTACACTTTTCTTTCTAGGAGTCATGGTGAATTTCGCCCAAGCTGTGCGTGATCACTGGGTTCACATCCTTGTTCCCTTAGGATTTGTGATTGGATGCTATTTGGACAGAAGGAATGATGAAAAACTGTCTGCCTTCAGAAACAAGAGCTTACTATATAGAAGGTCTGCTTTATGATGCctcttaaatatatatatagttacCTTGCAAAgtgcttctctgttttttttgaGAGTCTTTAagtatgacaaaaaaaaaatcagtgatgcTGTCAAAATATTAAAGGGAAGAAAGCcctaaaaatttcagaaagcataCGTGAAGGGTCATACAATAGGTCACTAATGCCCTCTGAATATCAGGGCTTTAGGAGCCATCTTAGTCATTAAAGAAAGGATCATTAACTGCTGTCAAGTTCTTAGTCATGAAATGTGGAAACCATCATTTTCTTGCTCTGAAACTTCAGCAGGAAACACAGtgcttgaattttaattttcaactttTCAGTGGATTATCAAAAGCTTctgtcttaattttaaaattaccacAATGCATTTTAACTAATTATAAATttgtgtcatttaaaaataataaagttttttaaaattaatacaacATCTATGTTGGCAACTGCTGTACCTTCACTGAAGGACGTGGTTATATACACTGAACACTTTGGGCTTAGTGGCTGACTTCTCCAGGAGAATTTAGATAACAATGCATTGTCTCATCTATGTCAGTTCTCCAAATTCTGTATTAGACCATAGGGTTAAcgaaacagaaaaaaaagatcatgcTGCATAGCATGGACTAATAGTAGGaatgttattttcagtttgcaggtagataatttttttttttttactctggtCTCACCTAAATTAGTTCTGAGTAAGAAAGTAAGCTTACTACATAATCCACCCGACTGTTACATTAGCACTTTCCTTACTGCAGTTGCTGGTGAAGTTGGGCTGGTATTTCAGCATATTGCAAAAATCCCCTCTGCTTTCACACCTAGTTCTCTTCCCACCAAcgcagtgatttttttttatttaaaagaagtagaatttttccttttgcatccCATTATGTAAAAAGTGTGTTAACTCCTCGGAGATCAGCTGTTTTTTGCTTCCATTTAAATGAATGGGAGTTAAGAGGACTCAAGCCATTgaagctttggaaagaaaagaggaaggttCTCAGTATCAGAAGGTTTTTAACTGACAACGATTGCAAGGAAAGATAAATTTATACATAACTCTGAAAATTAAGGTATTGTAGaataattaattacatttattagTAATTATTCTGCAAAAATTATCCtgattttagtttctttctctccacaCAGAGAGTTGAAGCCTGGTGAAGAAGTTACATGGAAATAAAGGCTGctgatgaaatggaaaatattttcgTTTGATTCCTCGTCGTATCTCACACGTTGAAAGACTAGGATTATGGTTTTTATCTTGAGAGAATAtgtaaagcaacagaaaaggaCACCTGCAATTCATCAGTGCTAGTTTAATTTCCAGTCTTACTTTTTGGAAGATGATTTAATTACATGACTAGTATATGTTCAGGAATTCCATTAGTCCATAAGTGTTGAGAAACTTTTGTCCCCAGAAGTCACActctggagcagggagggggaattatgtaataaagaaaaactgtgcAAAAATTACTGAACTGTATGGTGTGGAGTTCATGTATTTCTAGCTAATTTATGAACTCGCCTTGAAAGGAATACTTAACACGGACCCAGAATGTATGTGGTCGAcggttgtttgtttttttttcattgaagcGAAACAAGTTTGTTTCCAGATTCCCTGTGTAGCCGTGTCTGCCCGGAGCGGCAGCGAGagggggggctgcggcggcgTTCCCGGGCgtgaggaggggaaggtgcTGAGAACAAGCAGGGAGCTGGCACTGCGGGGCGTTTGCTAAACTCGGTGACGCAGGGAAATCTGGCCTTCCCGAGGGAACGGGGCATTCGGGGCGCTCTAGAATTCGCGCCGACCACTCGAGGAGAACAGGCAATACCCCTTCGTTTGCCGCCCTGCGggcgcggccgcccgcccggcaCCGCGTAGGGCGGCAGGCCGGGGGCGGGAGTTGGCGGCCTATCAGCCCGGCGGCCTCCTTACCGACAGGGGGCGTCGCCACGACTGCCAGCCCTCGCGCCGGCCTCGTCCGGGCGGCCTAGCCCAGCAGGGGGACTGCGCGGATTGGCTGCAGCGGGTCGTCGAGGAAGGGAAGGTTTGATTGGCTGGGGAGGACACGTGAGGCGGAGGCTGCTGCCGTTGGCAATAAACATGGAGTCAATCTTCCACGAGCGGGTGAgtgaggggttgggggggttgTCCTGCTCCTGGCGGAGGCCGGCCGGGGTAGAGGGGGTTGCGCCGTCGGATGGGCCGTCCAGGCCGGGGCTGCTTTCTCTGAGGAGCTGCTCGGGTCGGCGGCCGGGTCTCCCGTCCCTGCGCTGGCCCCGAGGCAGCCCCCGGTCCCCACGCGGTGCGCTTGGCCTGTGCCCTGCCCGCCTCGGTATCCTTCCGGTGGCGGGATGAGGCAGCGGGAAGGTTTCCTCTGTCTCCGGGGAGAGCTGGGGCCCGCTCGCGCGGCGATGCCGGTGCCCGTGGCCCGGCCCAGCTCGGCACTGCGAGGCCTGCCGGCTCTGCGGGGAAAGGAAATGTTGTTACTGGAGATCAAAGAGGGCCAGGGCTGAGCCTCGGCGTTTCCCCTCGCACGGTGACCGCTTTTCTTGGGTCTTTAGAAACAGACCTCAAGTATGGGAAGGTGCGGGCTCCAGCTGCTTGTGTTTCTTGAGAGA
Proteins encoded in this region:
- the NDUFB1 gene encoding NADH dehydrogenase [ubiquinone] 1 beta subcomplex subunit 1; amino-acid sequence: MVNFAQAVRDHWVHILVPLGFVIGCYLDRRNDEKLSAFRNKSLLYRRELKPGEEVTWK